The Candidatus Saccharimonadales bacterium nucleotide sequence TTAGCAATATATTCTCAAACTGTAGTAACTGCAGCTGTCACACTCATAGTGGGCCTTGGGGTGTTTGGTGTTTACCTTTGGCAAAAGATTGATCATAAAAAAACCATTGCAAGGATTATTTTGATTGAGATAGAAAATGCCGAAGGTCAGCTTGTAGCCATAAAAGGTAATGAGTCAGATAGTTTACCTGAAAATACTCTTTTAATGCCTACCTCAAGTTGGGAAAAATATCGCCATCTTCTTGGGCGAGATTTCTCGTCCAGAGAGTGGGATACAGTTTCTGATTTTTATAATAGGTGTTCACGATATGATAAAGCTATCAATTATGACGGCTCAAGTTTAGAACACGACATAGAAGCATTCCGTACAAGCGTTAACGGTGCATTAGCTTTCGGTTTAGCCGTAACGATTTTAGGAGATACATCGGTTATGTCTGATGATGAACTAGATGGCCAATATGTCGAATTTAGACGTAGGGTTACTAATACATTTATGAAACCCGAAAATCTATTTTTATATAAACCGAATAAACCACTCTATGAAGCAACCAAGGCAATCAAGGATTTGAACGGCACACTTTCACTCACTTCTGTGGGAGACAAATTACGTAAAATTTCTAAGCCAAATATTTGGCAAAGAATTTTTAGTAAGCATAATTGAAACAGTAAGCCTCGGTAAATCCACTAAGGTCTGTAATAAGATTATTGATACCTGATATATATTTTAATAATCCGCCTCTTTCAGATAAAATATTTAAATTGGTAAGTTAGTAGTTTGCTACAATAGTTTAATGAAACTCCTCCAAATAAATACATGGACATTAAGATTATCATTCAATCTTTCAGATATGATCATTAATGAAGCGCCGGATATTGTAGCATTTCAAGAAATAGCAGATTCAAAAATACAAATTGGACTTTTCCCTTCGTTAACTGAGTTCATGGATAGAGTAAAATTTCATCATACATACTTTTCTCCAGTGTATAGCTTTTTATATATGTCTGGATCGATAGAATTTGGGAATGCGATAATTAGTAATTTAGAACTCCTAGACCAAAACACAGTTTTTACAAACTTGAAGTATAAAGATAACTTCTCCCTTCAAGATGATGATTATAATGTAAGAAATTTTCAACACGTTACCGCTAAGGATGAAAACGGAAATAAGTTTCACCTTATTAACCACCATGGTTATCACGTACCAGAACATAAGAAGGGTGATCAGTTTACTCTAAAAGCATGTGAGCAAATTGCAAAGTATGCAAATTCACTTGACGGTCCAGTCATTATATCTGGGGACTTTAACTTAGAGCCGGGAAGTGAATCACTTGCTGCAATTGAAAAGTCGTTCCGCAATTTATCTACAGAATATAAACTGAAAACGACACGCAATAGTTTGACAAAAAAAACGGAAGTGTGTGACTACATATTTGTGAATGAGTCAGTACATGTTACAGATTTTTATCTGTCCAAGGTTGTTGCATCTGATCATCAAGGCCTTGTGTTAGATTTTACACTTTCTTGATCGATTGATGATAACATCACTAATAATATTCACAGGCAAACTGGTTTAGACGATAGTTTTCTTGTCAATTGATCTCTTAACACTATCCTCAATTTTCGAAAGTAATATAACAGACTTTTCAGCGGATTTTTTTATTGCAAAAATTTTTCTTGATGAAGCTACTACATTATCAAACACAGCCTCACCGGGTACAGTCTTTAATAGTAGAGTCAAACCAGATAAAGGTTTTTGTGAGTGAATTGCTGCAAGTCTTATGTAAAAACTAAATGAAGCTAAATTCATGATTTCTCCTTCATTAAGATAGGGATTAAAAAGTGGCCTTAAGATTTTTTCATCGGCTGGATTTCCAGTTCTAAAGACTACGACTGTACCGACATTGGCTAGAATGATGTTAATCATATCTTTATCAGACTGTTGCGAGGTAGATTGCTCAGCCATCGTAAGAAATAGTTTGTACTTACGAGATTCAGATAACATCTGCACGAACGACATGGTGGCAAAATTCTGGAACTCATCAACATAAAGATAAAATGGTCTCCGATCGGTATTTTTTATACGAGCACGTCGTAGTGATGCCAGTTGGAGCTTTGCGAGAACTGCTATGCCGAGTAGTTCTGAAGTATCTTCTCCAATCATTCCTTTAGAGAAGTTGCAGATTAATATCTTACCTTCATCCATTATCATATCAAAGTCGATGGTAGATTTTGGCTGCTCTAAGATGCCTTTTG carries:
- a CDS encoding endonuclease/exonuclease/phosphatase family protein, producing the protein MKLLQINTWTLRLSFNLSDMIINEAPDIVAFQEIADSKIQIGLFPSLTEFMDRVKFHHTYFSPVYSFLYMSGSIEFGNAIISNLELLDQNTVFTNLKYKDNFSLQDDDYNVRNFQHVTAKDENGNKFHLINHHGYHVPEHKKGDQFTLKACEQIAKYANSLDGPVIISGDFNLEPGSESLAAIEKSFRNLSTEYKLKTTRNSLTKKTEVCDYIFVNESVHVTDFYLSKVVASDHQGLVLDFTLS